AAAGGTTAGAATGGAAAGCATTTTAACGTAAGAATAATTGGTTACCACATGGAATAACAACGAGTAACCGCGAATTTTGACTACGCAAATATGTCACCATGAATCCTCCCAAAGCACATACCCATAAAAGGGGTTAAGGGGCGAGCCCCTTGCGGGTGCAGGGCAGAGCCCTTGCCCGTCGGAGACCCGCCAGAGGCGTATTCGCCTACCCGTCGGAGATAAAAAAGCGCCGCAGGCCTAAGCAAACAAAAAAAGCCAGAACAAGTGTTCTGGCTTTTTGATTATTTTGTGATATGGAACAGGCTAGAATAAGAAATTTTTAATACCTGTGAACATAATCTGTGCAGAGAGCGCGGAGAGGATGAGCCCGCTGATTTTACTCATGATTGAGAGCCCGATGGTTCCGATAAGACGCTGAATCTGCGGAGCCACATAGAGCAGGCAACCTACGGAAAGGATAGCAGCGAGGAGCCCACAGCTACTTGCAATGCGCGTTGTGGTATCTGTGATCTGTGCACCCATAATGAGCAGGGTACCGATGGTTGCTGGGCCGATAACAACAGGGATAGCGAGCGGAACAACGCTGATGTCGCCGTCTTCGTCGATATCGTCAGGGTTTTTAATAGGCTTTTTGGTGCCTTGAATGAGGTGTACGGCAGAGATGAACAGGAGTGCGCCTGCACCAATTCGGAATGCGTCGAGCGTAATACCGAAGATCGCAAACAGGGTGTTCCCAAAATAGAACAGCGTGAACGCTGCGACGATAACAGCAAAAGTTGTGCGTATTGCTGTGTGGCGTTGTTTTTCTTTTGGCATATCAACAGTGAGTGCCAAGAACATACTGATCACGAAGAACGGGGTCAAAATGAAGAAAAAGCGTATGTAGGTTTCAGTAAAGGTATTGAAGATCATGGAAGTTGACATGGTTTTCCCTGCTATAAAAGACAATATCGTTGCTGGATGGTACGTTAAAAAATGTTTTGAAGTGCAAAGTGTGAGGACGCTTTTATGCCTGTTCGTGCAACTAATCAAGCGTTTTTTTTTAAGTGAAAAAATATAGCGTTTACAGTCAATTAAGCTCGTGAGCAAAGGGTGGAACATGAAGAAAGTTAACGCGGCGAAGACTCCGGTATATTTCTTTGGAACTTGTCTTGCGGATATGATGTACGCAGACTCTGCAATGGCAGCAATCCGGCTTATAGAACGGGAAGGCTATGAGGTTGTGTACCCCATGGAACAGAGTTGCTGTGGGCAGCCTGCATATAACTCGGGATTCCCGGAAGAAGCGAAAGATGTTGCGTGGAAGCAGGTGCAGATTTTTGCGAAACATGACTATCCGATTGTTGTGCCGTCCGGTTCCTGTGCGGGCATGATGAAGGTGCATTACCCGAAACTATTCAAAGATTCGCCCGATCTTTTCATAGTGAAGCGCTTTAGTGAAAGAGTGGTTGAGTTGACCACATTCTTACACCAGCACGCGAATGCACAATATGAGGACAAGGGCGCGCCGATTAAGGCAACGTGGCATTCTTCATGTCATGCAATGCGGGAAGCAAACTGTGTAGCCGATTCCAAGGCATTGCTGATGCAGCTGGGCAATGTTGAGCTGATTGAACTGGAACGCGAACGGGAATGTTGCGGCTTTGGCGGCACGTTCTCGATTAAACAACCGGAGATCTCCGGTGCCATGGTTTCGGACAAGGTTGCGGATGTTGTTGCAACTGGTGCTTCTGTGGTGCTGAGTGGTGACTGTGGATGTTTGCTGAATATTACAGGGCATATGGAAAAAGAAAAAATCGATGTAAAAGGCCAGCATATAGCGGAATTTATCTGGGAGCGTATCAATGGCTAGTAACGAGAAGTTCAATTTTGCGCAAAACGTGGCAGAGGCACTGGCGGACAGCCAGCTACGAGCGAACTTCCGTTTCGCTACGGATACACTTATCCAGCGGCGCGGCACTGTCTTCGCAACGCCGGAAGAGACGGAGTACTTGCGCGACGTAGGTAGCGCTATGAAAAAAGATGTGCTGGCGAACCTGCCGGATCTGCTGGAACGGTTCGAAGCACAGTGTATTAAGAACGGTATAATCGTGCATTGGGCAGAGACTGCTAAAGACGCCAACGAGCTTATTCTTTCTATTCTTGATGACCATTCGGCACAGAAGATCGTTAAGGGTAAATCCATGGCGTCGGAAGAAATTCACCTCAACTCTTATCTGGAAAAGCACGATAAGGAAGTTGTTGAAACAGATTTTGGTGAATTTATTATCCAGCTGTGCAACGAGCCTCCGTCACATATTATTGTGCCTGCTGTGCATAAGAACAGAAAGCAGATTGCAGAGGTGCTGGCTGAGCACGTGGAAGGCATGGAGTACACGGAAGACGTGGACGTGATGCTGGAAAATGTGCGCAGTACGTTGCGTGAGCATTTTAAAACAGCGGACGCTGGTATTTCCGGCGTTAACTTTGGCATTGTAGAGACAGGAACCCTGTGCCTTGTAGAAAACGAAGGCAACGGGCGTATGTGTACAACCGTACCGCCCCTGCATATTGCATTAATGGGTATTGAAAAGCTTATTGAGAACGTGGAAGATATTCCTGCAATCTACAGGCTGCTGTGTGGCTCCGCTACAGGGCAGCGCGTTACTACCTATTTTAATATGATCTCAGGTCCCCGTATGGAAGGTGAACGTGATGGTCCGAAGGAAGTGCATCTTGTATTGCTAGATAACGGTCGCTCAAGGATTATGAACGATCCGCAGCTTGGCGATGTGCTTAAATGCATCCGTTGCGGAACCTGTTTGAATCACTGTCCTGTGTTTACCCGTATTGGCGGCCATGCCTATGGTTCTACATATCCGGGGCCTATTGGTGAGATTCTTGTGCCGCAGCTTGAAGGATTGAATCC
The Halodesulfovibrio sp. MK-HDV genome window above contains:
- a CDS encoding MarC family protein; amino-acid sequence: MSTSMIFNTFTETYIRFFFILTPFFVISMFLALTVDMPKEKQRHTAIRTTFAVIVAAFTLFYFGNTLFAIFGITLDAFRIGAGALLFISAVHLIQGTKKPIKNPDDIDEDGDISVVPLAIPVVIGPATIGTLLIMGAQITDTTTRIASSCGLLAAILSVGCLLYVAPQIQRLIGTIGLSIMSKISGLILSALSAQIMFTGIKNFLF
- a CDS encoding (Fe-S)-binding protein: MKKVNAAKTPVYFFGTCLADMMYADSAMAAIRLIEREGYEVVYPMEQSCCGQPAYNSGFPEEAKDVAWKQVQIFAKHDYPIVVPSGSCAGMMKVHYPKLFKDSPDLFIVKRFSERVVELTTFLHQHANAQYEDKGAPIKATWHSSCHAMREANCVADSKALLMQLGNVELIELERERECCGFGGTFSIKQPEISGAMVSDKVADVVATGASVVLSGDCGCLLNITGHMEKEKIDVKGQHIAEFIWERING
- a CDS encoding LutB/LldF family L-lactate oxidation iron-sulfur protein, coding for MASNEKFNFAQNVAEALADSQLRANFRFATDTLIQRRGTVFATPEETEYLRDVGSAMKKDVLANLPDLLERFEAQCIKNGIIVHWAETAKDANELILSILDDHSAQKIVKGKSMASEEIHLNSYLEKHDKEVVETDFGEFIIQLCNEPPSHIIVPAVHKNRKQIAEVLAEHVEGMEYTEDVDVMLENVRSTLREHFKTADAGISGVNFGIVETGTLCLVENEGNGRMCTTVPPLHIALMGIEKLIENVEDIPAIYRLLCGSATGQRVTTYFNMISGPRMEGERDGPKEVHLVLLDNGRSRIMNDPQLGDVLKCIRCGTCLNHCPVFTRIGGHAYGSTYPGPIGEILVPQLEGLNPKGAIATASSLCDACSEACPVRIPIPEIIRRMRDESYGNGEHASVAGNGYKKSCIESMVWRSWRMSQTCPTMNKVMLKGLALFGKWIPAVGPLKSWMSVRSKPTFGKNSLKDLVKKEGVRHE